cctCCAGGGTGCAGGGCAAGGCTGGCAGGACAGAGCAGTAACCAAGGTCTTTGGCAGGTGCTGGAGGACTCTCGTGCTGTCCTTATTGCTGCTGATGTGCCTCCTGATGGGCCCTTCCCTCAGGATGAGAAGATAAAGGATGGTATGTCCTCTCTAGTTTTTACCCCTCTCCTTCTTCGGGTGCTCTGGTGCACCACAGACATTGTTCCTAGGACCAGTGCTGGGGTAGGTACAAAACCCCTGTGTATCCAGACCAGAGTTGGGCTGGTCTCTGTCTGTTGGGGACCCTATTGCTGCCTCTCTGACCACTTCCTGCTGGGGAGCCTATTGCTTTGCCCTCGGCCTCTGCTGATGGAGCTGGTGGCTGTCCCCACAGCATACTCTCATGTGGTGGAGAACACTGCCTTCTTCGGGGACGTCGTCCTGCGCTTCCCCAAGATTGTGCACCACTACTTCGACCGCAACTCCAACTGGAACAGCCTCATCCGCTGGGGCATCGGCTTCTGCAACCTGACGGGTGTGTTCGAGCAGGGACCCCACTCCCAGGTCCTGCGGCTGGTATGGCTCTTTGTTCCCCCTGCCGTGACCCCTCTCTGCTGCTAGGCTGGGGAGGTGAGGGTtttggggaaaagggaaggcAGGGGCCCCCCATGTCTGGGGGCTGTCCTTGAGCTGAGGGATGGGGGAAGAGCATAGAGCATAGATGGGACTGGTGGGAGAGCAGGTGACGCTGGTCACACAGTTGAGGGATGCAAGCGGGAGGCACCACTCCCCAGTGAGGTCTCCCTTTTGCTCTGCAGATGGCTCAGGAGCTAGGAATCAGTGAGAAATCTCCCGATTACCGCAATCCCTTTAAAACGGACCAGTCAGAGGTAAGATGGCAATGCTGCCAGCTTGTCTCCTGGGCTTCCCCATCCGTGTtgcagctccaggcagctggCTGGGGAACGGAATGGGTGGCTTGTGGGAAATGGCCAAAAGCCCCTGTCACTGAATAAGTATGGCTGAAACACAAACACTGAATTCCCCATCTGTGCTCTACTTTGGGCACTTGGTGCCCTCTGCTACCTTCTGTGGCCACCTGCGTCGTGGTTGGGCTCTGTTTGCCTCGTGCTGCACCTGTGCTCAATGCTCCCTGGACTGTGAGGCTTGTGCACTGGCTTTGGGGGGTTTGGAGGGGTTGTGCCTCTGGGAGGCTGCGGGCGCTCCCCTATGCTGACCCCTTGCTGTCAACCCACAGTTTTTCCCCAGTGCTGACACCTTTCAGAAGGCGCTGCGGGatgaggagaagaggaggaagaaggaagaaaagcgGAAGGAGATCCGCAAGGGCCCACGCATCTCCCGCTCACAGTCGGAGCTGTAGCGCGCTGGAACTTGTGCCTTGCAGTGGGGGGTGAcaccactgggacacagagtgACTTGCTTCCTTTTCGGCAGCTTTGGGCCGGTGCCTGGCTGTTCCCTTTCCATTTGtgctgtgggttttgttttgttgccttttgtttttgttcagTGGAGGTTGCGTGGTGGTGCTGGTTGCCCCAAAGGGGCTAAACTGGGATACCCCTTCCATAGAGGCAAAGCACAGACAGGACAACACTGGAGCTATCCCCTGGTCAGGGTGTTGCTGCCTGTGGGGGAAGCAGGGTGTGGGGGACACATCTCTGGTGGAGCCCAGGGCTCCCTCCTCACTGCAGCACACCCCACGCTGAAGGTGCCTCCTCCAACACGGGTGGGCTGGGCCGTGCGTCACACGAAACAGCCTCGTGAGCAATGCTGCTTCTctcagttttgctttttgtttagTTAAACGGGTGATCTCATTGGCACCCCCCAGTGGGTTCTACCTGGTCTCTGCACAGCTGCTACCTCTGCCAGATGagaccttcccttttcccagcgTCTGTTTCACCGAGCAGCGTGCGTTTCATTGTCCAGACAGAGTTGAAGATGCCGATGGCAGCTGTTCCTGGCTGATGGCATCTTGGGGCCACTGCAGGTCCCACAGAGGTTCCCATGGAGAGGCAAATGCCCGGTGACTTTTAGGACAGGAGGAATTTTGGTACTTGCCCTCTTTGTAGCCAGTGGGTGGCTGTAGTGCAAGCAAGGCTGATGCTGAAGATGCTGGGGGACTAGCCCTGAGCCACTGCGAGCCTGTCCTGCAGCCCATGCCCCATCCCTTCTACATGAGTCCCCAATGCCCCTTGTCAGAGGGCAGCCAGACGAGGGCATGTGCCCATAGCAGGGCCAAAGTAGGGAGGGAGACAACCTGAGGGGCTGGCCCAGGACCCGACACAGCCACCCTGTGATTCCTTAGCTGTGCTGATGGCCTCGCACCAGAGCAGGCTGTCGCTTCCCCAAGGAGCCGCTTCTCTGTGTCAGGCTGGCAGCATCACAGCCTTTGAGGAAAGGGAAACGTCCTGGATTTTTTAACAGCAGAGCCAAGTCCCTCCATTGAGGGGAGGGGGCGGCAATGGGCGCATGTGGTTTTTCTTGAATAAAATtgactttattattttttttttaagtagaagAATCCTGGCTCTTGCTCCCGTTCCTGGTGGGAGCGGGTGTATGCCAGAAGGCGTCGAGGCTGGCCCCTCAGGAGGCGAGGGTCCGTGGGCGCTGCGGAGGGAAGGACAAACCCCATGCTCTCTCTATCTACCGCCGCCTTGCAGCTGGCCTTTCCGCCGCGCAT
This portion of the Anomalospiza imberbis isolate Cuckoo-Finch-1a 21T00152 chromosome 5, ASM3175350v1, whole genome shotgun sequence genome encodes:
- the CCDC134 gene encoding coiled-coil domain-containing protein 134 isoform X2 is translated as MDFLIICPFLLALLLSQGSFTDLEKQRVDSGLEIYKKLFEVKRKDQMNALKNLIELNDVNQQYKIIDIMLKGLFKVLEDSRAVLIAADVPPDGPFPQDEKIKDAYSHVVENTAFFGDVVLRFPKIVHHYFDRNSNWNSLIRWGIGFCNLTGVFEQGPHSQVLRLMAQELGISEKSPDYRNPFKTDQSEFFPSADTFQKALRDEEKRRKKEEKRKEIRKGPRISRSQSEL
- the CCDC134 gene encoding coiled-coil domain-containing protein 134 isoform X1 — translated: MLHCRALSSATCRAAAANMDFLIICPFLLALLLSQGSFTDLEKQRVDSGLEIYKKLFEVKRKDQMNALKNLIELNDVNQQYKIIDIMLKGLFKVLEDSRAVLIAADVPPDGPFPQDEKIKDAYSHVVENTAFFGDVVLRFPKIVHHYFDRNSNWNSLIRWGIGFCNLTGVFEQGPHSQVLRLMAQELGISEKSPDYRNPFKTDQSEFFPSADTFQKALRDEEKRRKKEEKRKEIRKGPRISRSQSEL